One window of the Shimwellia blattae DSM 4481 = NBRC 105725 genome contains the following:
- the tmk gene encoding dTMP kinase: MRSKFIVIEGLEGSGKTSARSLVIETLRGLGVTDIVETREPGGTALAEKLRSLILDLKATGDEVITAKAEVLMFYAARTQLVETVIKPALARGAWVVGDRHDLSTQAYQGGGRQIDPQMLSTLRDTVLGDFAPDLTLYLDVTPEVGLTRARARGALDRIEQESLDFFNRTRARYQALAAADSRIRTIDATQPLEQVGQQIRTLLINWVQEQA, translated from the coding sequence ATGCGCAGTAAATTTATCGTCATTGAAGGGCTGGAAGGCTCCGGAAAAACCAGCGCCCGCAGCCTGGTGATTGAGACCCTACGCGGGCTGGGCGTTACCGACATTGTTGAGACCCGGGAGCCGGGCGGCACTGCGCTGGCGGAAAAGCTGCGCAGCCTGATTCTGGATCTTAAAGCCACCGGTGATGAGGTGATTACCGCCAAAGCCGAAGTGCTGATGTTCTATGCCGCCCGTACACAACTGGTGGAGACGGTGATTAAACCGGCTCTGGCCCGTGGTGCCTGGGTGGTGGGCGATCGCCATGATTTATCCACCCAGGCCTACCAGGGCGGTGGCCGCCAGATTGACCCGCAGATGCTCAGCACCCTGCGCGACACGGTACTGGGGGATTTTGCCCCGGATCTGACCCTGTATCTGGATGTCACCCCGGAAGTGGGGCTGACGCGCGCCCGGGCCCGGGGGGCACTTGATCGTATCGAGCAGGAGTCGCTGGACTTCTTTAACCGCACCCGCGCCCGTTATCAGGCGCTGGCCGCAGCCGACTCGCGCATCCGGACCATTGACGCAACCCAGCCGCTGGAACAGGTAGGCCAGCAGATCCGCACCTTGCTGATTAACTGGGTGCAGGAGCAAGCCTGA
- the yceG gene encoding cell division protein YceG, which translates to MKKMFYVLLLILVLLGLAAGAGMWKVHRLAASRLPISGETIFTLKPGTGRLALGEQLYADKLINRPRVFQWLLKLEPTLSHFKAGTYRLTPGMTLRDMLALLASGKEAQFPLRLVEGMRVSDWLAQLRNAPYIKHTLKDDSYPTLAKALGLSDTDKIEGWFYPDTWLYTANTTDVALMKRARQRMVKEIDRVWKGRMDGLPYKSPDQLVTMASIIEKETAVASERDLVSSVFINRLRTGMRLQTDPTVIYGMGEHYKGNITRKDLETATPYNTYMIDGLPPGAIAVPGPASLKAAAHPAKSNWLYFVADGKGGHKFSTNLNDHNRAVRSYIQVLKDKNAQ; encoded by the coding sequence ATGAAAAAGATGTTTTATGTCCTGCTGCTGATTCTGGTGCTGCTGGGTCTGGCCGCTGGCGCCGGGATGTGGAAAGTGCACCGGCTGGCCGCAAGCCGGCTGCCCATTAGCGGGGAGACGATATTTACCCTGAAACCGGGCACCGGGCGGCTGGCGCTGGGTGAACAGCTCTACGCAGACAAGCTCATTAACCGCCCCCGGGTATTTCAGTGGCTGCTGAAGCTGGAACCGACCCTGTCGCACTTTAAGGCCGGTACCTACCGCTTAACACCGGGGATGACCCTGCGCGACATGCTGGCGCTGCTGGCCAGCGGTAAAGAGGCCCAGTTTCCGCTACGCCTGGTGGAGGGGATGCGGGTCAGCGACTGGCTGGCCCAGCTGCGCAACGCGCCCTACATCAAACACACCCTCAAAGATGACAGCTACCCGACACTGGCCAAAGCCCTGGGGCTCTCTGATACGGATAAGATAGAAGGCTGGTTCTACCCGGATACCTGGCTGTATACAGCAAATACTACCGACGTGGCGCTGATGAAGCGCGCCCGCCAGCGGATGGTGAAAGAGATCGATAGGGTATGGAAAGGGCGTATGGACGGCCTGCCCTATAAGAGCCCGGATCAACTGGTCACGATGGCGTCCATCATTGAAAAAGAGACCGCCGTTGCCAGCGAGCGGGATCTGGTCTCCTCGGTGTTTATTAACCGCCTGCGGACCGGCATGCGCCTGCAAACGGACCCGACGGTTATCTACGGCATGGGGGAGCACTACAAGGGCAATATCACCCGCAAAGATCTGGAAACGGCCACCCCGTATAACACCTACATGATTGACGGCCTGCCGCCGGGGGCGATTGCGGTTCCCGGCCCGGCCTCGCTGAAAGCCGCGGCACACCCGGCGAAAAGCAACTGGCTTTACTTTGTAGCGGACGGCAAAGGGGGACACAAGTTCAGCACCAACCTGAACGACCATAACCGGGCTGTCCGCAGCTACATTCAGGTTCTTAAGGACAAAAATGCGCAGTAA
- the pabC gene encoding aminodeoxychorismate lyase: MYLINGEWQASVPASDRGLQFGDGCFTTARILNGQVRFAEHHLARLQRDCQRLGIPAPAREILHTEMQQLAQQHDAGTLKVMITRGSGGRGYSPRGCDTPRRILSVSGVPPQYGQWRQDGIELVLSPVRLGCSPALAGVKHLNRLEQVLIRSHLEQLQAPEALVLDSDGMLVECCAANLFWRKQGVVYTPNLERAGVEGTMRRHILACLAAARWPVSEVREPPAALTGADEVVICNALMPIIPVKRIGQRQYTDRQLFDFLAPLCE; the protein is encoded by the coding sequence ATGTACCTGATAAACGGTGAGTGGCAGGCGTCTGTTCCCGCCAGTGACCGGGGCCTGCAGTTTGGCGATGGCTGTTTCACCACGGCCCGGATCCTCAACGGACAAGTGCGCTTTGCTGAGCACCACCTGGCCCGCCTGCAGCGCGACTGCCAGCGCCTGGGGATCCCGGCACCGGCCCGGGAAATACTGCATACCGAAATGCAACAGCTGGCACAGCAGCACGACGCAGGCACCCTGAAGGTGATGATTACCCGGGGGAGCGGCGGGCGCGGCTACAGCCCCCGGGGCTGCGATACACCACGGCGGATCTTGTCGGTTTCCGGCGTTCCGCCCCAGTACGGGCAATGGCGCCAGGACGGGATCGAACTGGTATTAAGCCCGGTGCGCCTCGGGTGCAGCCCGGCCCTTGCCGGGGTAAAGCATCTTAACCGTCTGGAACAGGTGCTGATCCGCTCGCATCTTGAGCAGCTACAGGCCCCGGAGGCGCTGGTTCTTGACAGTGACGGTATGCTGGTGGAATGCTGTGCGGCTAATTTATTCTGGCGTAAGCAGGGCGTGGTATATACCCCGAACCTTGAGCGGGCCGGGGTGGAGGGCACCATGCGCCGGCATATTCTGGCCTGCCTTGCTGCCGCCCGCTGGCCGGTTTCTGAGGTCCGTGAACCGCCCGCAGCGCTGACCGGGGCAGACGAGGTGGTGATCTGCAATGCGCTAATGCCGATTATTCCGGTAAAACGGATCGGCCAGCGCCAGTATACTGACCGGCAACTGTTTGATTTTCTGGCCCCGCTTTGTGAGTAA
- the fabF gene encoding beta-ketoacyl-ACP synthase II, whose amino-acid sequence MSKRRVVVTGLGMLSPVGNTVESNWKTLLAGQSGISLIDHFDTSAFATKFAGLVKDFNCDDIISRKEQRKMDAFIQYGIVAGVQAMQDSGLEVTEENAHRIGAAIGSGIGGLGLIEENHGALVRGGPRKISPFFVPSTIVNMVAGHLTIMFGLRGPSISIATACTSGVHNIGHAARIIAYGDADAMVAGGAEKASTELGVGGFGAARALSTRNDNPQAASRPWDQDRDGFVLGDGAGILVLEEYEHAKKRGAKIYAEVVGFGMSSDAYHMTLPPEDGKGAALAMSNALRDAGIEPGQVGYVNAHGTSTPAGDKAEAQAVKSVFGDVASRVLVSSTKSMTGHLLGAAGAVESIYSILALRDQAVPPTINLDNPSEGCDLDFVPHEARQVSGMEYTLCNSFGFGGTNGSLIFKKV is encoded by the coding sequence GTGTCTAAGCGTCGTGTAGTTGTGACCGGACTGGGCATGTTGTCTCCTGTCGGCAATACCGTAGAGTCCAACTGGAAAACTCTCCTTGCCGGTCAGAGTGGCATCAGCCTGATCGACCATTTCGATACTAGCGCCTTTGCAACGAAATTTGCTGGCTTAGTAAAGGATTTTAACTGTGATGACATCATCTCGCGCAAAGAACAGCGCAAGATGGATGCCTTCATTCAATATGGAATTGTCGCTGGCGTACAGGCCATGCAGGATTCTGGCCTGGAAGTAACTGAAGAAAACGCACATCGTATTGGTGCTGCAATTGGTTCCGGCATTGGTGGCCTGGGGCTGATTGAAGAGAACCACGGCGCGCTGGTAAGAGGCGGCCCGCGTAAAATCAGTCCTTTCTTCGTTCCGTCTACTATCGTAAATATGGTGGCCGGCCATCTGACTATCATGTTTGGTCTGCGTGGTCCGAGCATTTCCATCGCCACAGCCTGTACCTCCGGTGTGCATAACATCGGTCACGCTGCGCGTATCATCGCCTATGGTGATGCGGATGCCATGGTGGCAGGTGGTGCAGAAAAAGCCAGTACCGAGCTGGGGGTTGGCGGCTTTGGCGCTGCCCGTGCGCTCTCTACCCGTAATGATAACCCGCAGGCCGCAAGCCGCCCGTGGGATCAGGATCGCGACGGTTTTGTACTGGGTGACGGCGCCGGTATTCTGGTGCTGGAAGAGTATGAGCACGCCAAAAAACGCGGTGCGAAAATTTATGCTGAGGTGGTTGGCTTCGGGATGAGCAGTGACGCCTACCACATGACGCTGCCGCCGGAAGACGGTAAAGGCGCTGCGCTGGCGATGAGCAACGCGCTGCGTGATGCCGGTATCGAACCGGGGCAGGTGGGTTATGTCAACGCGCACGGAACATCGACCCCGGCTGGCGACAAAGCCGAAGCCCAGGCCGTGAAATCCGTGTTTGGCGATGTGGCAAGCCGCGTGCTGGTCAGCTCAACCAAGTCAATGACCGGGCACCTGCTGGGCGCTGCGGGCGCAGTAGAGTCTATCTACTCTATTCTGGCCCTGCGCGACCAGGCTGTTCCGCCGACCATTAACCTGGATAACCCGTCTGAAGGCTGCGATCTGGACTTTGTTCCCCATGAAGCACGCCAGGTCTCCGGGATGGAATACACCCTGTGTAACTCCTTTGGTTTCGGTGGTACTAACGGTTCTCTGATCTTCAAAAAGGTCTGA
- the acpP gene encoding acyl carrier protein yields the protein MSTIEERVKKIIGEQLGVKQEEVTNNASFVEDLGADSLDTVELVMALEEEFDTEIPDEEAEKITTVQAAIDYINGHQA from the coding sequence ATGAGCACTATCGAAGAACGCGTTAAGAAAATCATTGGCGAACAGCTGGGCGTTAAGCAGGAAGAAGTTACCAACAATGCTTCCTTCGTTGAAGATCTGGGCGCTGATTCTCTTGACACCGTTGAGCTGGTAATGGCTCTGGAAGAAGAGTTTGATACTGAGATTCCGGACGAAGAAGCTGAGAAAATCACCACCGTTCAGGCGGCCATTGATTACATCAACGGCCACCAGGCGTAA
- the fabG gene encoding 3-oxoacyl-ACP reductase FabG codes for MNFEGKVALVTGASRGIGRAIAETLAARGAKVIGTATSEKGAQAISEYLGAHGKGLMLNVTEPASIESVLENIRAEFGEVDILVNNAGITRDNLLMRMKDDEWNDILETNLSSVFRLSKAVMRAMMKKRHGRIITIGSVVGTMGNAGQANYAAAKAGLIGFSKSLAREVASRGITVNVVAPGFIETDMTRALSDDQRAGILAQVPAGRLGGAQEIANAVAFLASDEAGYITGETLHVNGGMYMV; via the coding sequence ATGAACTTCGAAGGAAAAGTAGCCCTGGTGACCGGCGCAAGCCGCGGTATCGGGCGCGCGATTGCCGAGACCCTGGCAGCCCGCGGTGCAAAAGTTATCGGTACTGCCACCAGTGAAAAAGGCGCGCAGGCGATAAGCGAGTATCTGGGTGCGCACGGTAAGGGTCTGATGCTGAATGTGACTGAACCTGCATCTATTGAATCGGTTCTGGAAAATATTCGCGCGGAGTTTGGTGAAGTTGATATTCTGGTAAATAATGCCGGTATCACTCGCGATAATCTGCTGATGCGCATGAAAGACGATGAGTGGAACGACATTCTGGAAACTAACCTGTCATCGGTTTTCCGTCTGTCAAAAGCAGTAATGCGAGCTATGATGAAAAAGCGTCATGGCCGGATTATCACCATTGGTTCCGTGGTCGGTACCATGGGGAATGCTGGTCAGGCAAACTACGCTGCGGCGAAAGCGGGTCTGATTGGTTTCAGTAAGTCTCTGGCGCGCGAAGTTGCGTCCCGTGGGATTACTGTAAACGTTGTTGCTCCGGGTTTTATTGAAACGGACATGACGCGTGCGCTGTCTGATGATCAGCGTGCGGGTATTCTGGCGCAGGTTCCTGCGGGTCGCCTCGGTGGCGCTCAGGAAATCGCCAATGCGGTTGCATTCTTAGCTTCTGACGAGGCAGGTTACATCACTGGTGAAACTCTGCACGTTAACGGCGGAATGTATATGGTCTGA
- the fabD gene encoding ACP S-malonyltransferase — MTQFAFVFPGQGSQTVGMLAELAAENPVVEATFREASDALGYDLWALSQQGPAEELNKTWHTQPALLAASVAIWRVWQQRGGKTPAMMAGHSLGEYSALVCAGVIDFADAVRLVELRGKFMQDAVPAGTGAMYAIIGLDDAAIAKACEEAAQGQVVSPVNFNSPGQVVIAGNKEAVERAGAACKAAGAKRALPLPVSVPSHCALMKPAAEKLAAELQKITFNAPQIPVVNNVDVKCETTPEAIRDALVRQLYSPVQWTRCVEFMAEQGIARLLEAGPGKVLTGLTKRIVDTMTATAINEPSSLSAALEQ, encoded by the coding sequence ATGACGCAATTTGCATTTGTTTTTCCGGGACAGGGTTCCCAGACTGTGGGAATGCTGGCGGAACTCGCAGCAGAAAACCCGGTAGTGGAAGCCACTTTCCGTGAAGCATCTGACGCGCTGGGTTACGATCTGTGGGCGCTGTCTCAGCAGGGGCCGGCAGAAGAACTGAACAAAACCTGGCACACCCAGCCAGCACTGCTGGCGGCCTCTGTGGCTATCTGGCGGGTATGGCAGCAGCGTGGCGGTAAAACACCGGCCATGATGGCAGGCCACAGCCTGGGTGAATACTCTGCGCTGGTGTGCGCAGGGGTGATTGATTTCGCTGACGCGGTGCGTCTGGTGGAACTGCGCGGCAAGTTTATGCAGGACGCCGTACCGGCAGGTACTGGCGCCATGTACGCGATTATCGGCCTGGATGATGCGGCCATCGCGAAAGCCTGTGAAGAGGCTGCACAAGGGCAGGTGGTGTCCCCGGTAAACTTTAACTCACCAGGCCAGGTGGTTATCGCCGGGAACAAGGAAGCCGTAGAACGTGCTGGTGCTGCCTGTAAAGCCGCGGGTGCTAAGCGTGCACTGCCGCTGCCGGTCAGCGTGCCGTCTCACTGTGCGCTGATGAAGCCTGCCGCAGAGAAACTGGCCGCAGAGCTGCAAAAAATCACCTTCAACGCGCCGCAAATTCCGGTGGTGAATAACGTTGATGTGAAATGCGAGACCACCCCGGAGGCTATCCGCGACGCACTGGTGCGCCAGCTGTACAGCCCGGTTCAGTGGACCAGATGTGTTGAATTTATGGCTGAGCAGGGCATTGCCCGTCTGCTGGAAGCAGGCCCGGGTAAGGTGCTGACTGGCCTGACCAAACGTATTGTCGACACCATGACAGCCACGGCGATTAACGAACCGTCCAGCCTGTCTGCGGCGCTTGAACAATAA
- a CDS encoding beta-ketoacyl-ACP synthase III — protein MYTKIIGTGSYLPEMVRTNADLEKMVETTDEWIVTRTGIRERRIAGPQDNVSTMGYQAALRALDMAGVDKSSIGLIIVATTSATHAFPSAACQIQSMLEISGCPAFDIAAACAGFTYALSVADQYIKSGAVSHALVIGSDALSRTLDPQDRGTIILFGDGAGAVVLGASEEPGIISTHLHADGRYGGLLTLPNKDRVNPENSTYLTMAGNEVFKVAVTELAHIVDETLNANHLDRSALDWLVPHQANLRIISATAKKLGMPMDKVVVTLDRHGNTSAASVPAALDEAVRDGRIQRGQLILLEAFGGGFTWGSALVRF, from the coding sequence ATGTATACAAAGATTATTGGTACGGGCAGCTATCTGCCCGAGATGGTGCGGACAAACGCCGATCTGGAAAAAATGGTAGAGACCACCGATGAGTGGATCGTTACCCGCACGGGGATCCGCGAACGGCGGATTGCCGGCCCGCAGGATAACGTCTCGACCATGGGGTATCAGGCGGCACTGCGCGCGCTGGATATGGCCGGAGTGGATAAATCATCCATCGGCCTGATTATTGTCGCTACAACCTCAGCCACCCATGCTTTCCCCAGCGCGGCCTGCCAGATCCAGTCTATGCTGGAGATCTCCGGCTGCCCGGCGTTTGATATCGCCGCCGCCTGTGCGGGCTTTACCTATGCGCTGAGCGTGGCCGATCAGTACATTAAATCCGGGGCGGTAAGCCACGCGCTGGTGATCGGTTCTGATGCGCTGTCCCGGACACTGGATCCGCAAGATCGCGGCACTATCATCCTGTTTGGCGACGGGGCCGGGGCTGTGGTGCTGGGGGCGTCTGAAGAGCCAGGCATTATCTCTACCCACCTGCATGCAGATGGCCGCTACGGCGGGCTGCTGACGCTGCCAAACAAAGACCGGGTTAACCCGGAAAACTCCACCTACCTGACGATGGCGGGTAATGAAGTCTTTAAAGTGGCGGTGACGGAGCTGGCACACATTGTTGATGAGACCCTGAACGCGAACCATCTGGATCGCAGTGCGCTGGACTGGCTGGTCCCGCATCAGGCGAATTTACGTATTATCAGCGCCACCGCGAAAAAACTGGGTATGCCGATGGATAAAGTGGTAGTGACCCTTGACCGTCACGGTAATACCTCGGCGGCGTCCGTGCCTGCGGCACTGGATGAAGCCGTGCGCGATGGCCGCATTCAGCGCGGCCAGCTGATTCTGCTGGAGGCCTTTGGTGGTGGATTCACCTGGGGCTCTGCGCTGGTTCGTTTTTGA
- the plsX gene encoding phosphate acyltransferase PlsX, producing the protein MTRLTLALDAMGGDFGPSVTVPAALQALDFDSQLSLLLVGDPDVITPLLARADFEQRSRLQIVPAQSVIASDARPSFAIRNSRGTSMRIALELVKEGRAQACVSAGNTGALMGLAKLLLKPIDGIERPALVTVLPHQQKGKTVVLDLGANVKCDSVMLAQFAIMGAVLAEEVVGIAHPRVALLNIGEEETKGLDSIRDAAALLKTMPSVNYIGYLEANELLTGKTDVLVCDGFVGNVTLKTMEGVVRMFLSLLKSQGEGKKRAWWLVLLTRWLQKRLMRRFGHLNPDQYNGACLLGLRGTVVKSHGAANQRAFAVAIEQAVQAVRRQVPVRIAARLESVLPRSD; encoded by the coding sequence TTGACACGTCTAACCCTTGCGTTAGATGCCATGGGTGGGGACTTCGGACCCTCCGTGACGGTGCCTGCGGCATTGCAGGCGCTGGATTTTGATTCCCAGCTAAGTCTTCTGCTTGTCGGCGATCCCGACGTCATCACACCATTACTTGCCAGAGCTGATTTTGAACAACGTTCGCGGTTGCAGATTGTGCCTGCCCAGTCAGTTATTGCAAGTGATGCCCGGCCGTCTTTCGCCATTCGTAACAGCCGCGGTACATCGATGCGGATTGCGCTGGAGCTGGTAAAAGAGGGGCGTGCGCAGGCCTGTGTGAGCGCCGGTAATACCGGGGCGCTAATGGGGCTGGCAAAGCTATTATTAAAGCCGATTGACGGTATTGAACGTCCGGCGCTGGTGACGGTGTTGCCCCATCAGCAGAAAGGAAAAACGGTGGTCCTCGACCTGGGCGCTAACGTGAAGTGCGATAGCGTTATGCTGGCGCAGTTCGCCATTATGGGGGCGGTGCTGGCGGAAGAGGTGGTCGGTATTGCGCACCCGCGCGTAGCGCTGCTCAATATCGGTGAGGAAGAGACCAAAGGGCTGGATAGCATTCGTGATGCAGCCGCATTGCTTAAAACAATGCCTTCGGTAAATTACATCGGTTATCTTGAGGCCAATGAATTACTGACCGGAAAGACGGATGTTCTGGTGTGTGACGGGTTTGTGGGAAACGTTACGCTGAAAACGATGGAAGGTGTTGTCAGAATGTTCCTCTCGCTTCTGAAATCTCAGGGGGAGGGGAAAAAAAGGGCCTGGTGGCTGGTTTTACTGACGCGTTGGCTACAAAAGCGGCTGATGCGGCGATTCGGTCACCTCAACCCCGACCAGTATAATGGCGCCTGTCTGTTAGGATTGCGCGGCACGGTGGTAAAGAGCCACGGTGCTGCAAACCAGCGAGCTTTTGCAGTCGCGATTGAACAGGCAGTGCAGGCAGTGCGACGGCAAGTTCCAGTCAGGATAGCTGCGCGTCTGGAATCTGTATTACCCAGGAGTGACTGA